TATACCAATCAAAACGTTTGTCTTCAGTATATGGACATTCAATATCATTTACCCACCATTTTTCATTAGCTTCACTGTACGGATAATCTCTTTTTTGAACCGGATGCGTAGCTTTTTGTTCTTCAGTAAGTCTACCAGCGTGTTCAAATTCCCATGGCGCTTTCATAGCAGATTCATAATCTGTTACGTGTTCAATGTTCATTCCTCGCTCCAGCATCAATACTTTAAGTCCTTTTTCTGTAAGTTCTTTTGCTGCCCAACCACCACTAATTCCTGATCCTATTACAATAGCATCATAAGTGTTTTGTTCCTTTAAATTGGTATTTATATTCACGTGTATGTAATTTTTTATTTGTAAAATAGTTTAATAGCAAGTAGATTTTGATAACTACTAGTTAGTAGCCCAAGCTTTTTGTCCAGGTTTGTATTCTGCACTTCCATCATATCTACCAGGTACTGGAAGATATTCACGAGCTTGAGTACATCCAATTTCTGAAGAGAAATAACCAAGAATTGTTAAATCTCTAGCGATCAAAAAGAATGAAGGTGCTTTATTAGAAGCAATAGCTTCATCAGTTAAACTATGCATTAATTTTTGACGCTCTTCGATAGACATTGACATAAAATCTTTATTGAAATCTTTTAAGCATTTCGCTTGCATATCTTTCATTCCAGAAGCAAAAATTTGTTGCATTTGAGCTGGGTAACAATCACGAACCATCATTGGAATAAATGCTCCCAATCCTGCTGCTTTAGCTCCAGGAGATGATGCTGTAGTTGGAATTATAATATCTGCAAATTCAGCTAAGATTTCTTCATCTGTTGCAGAGAAAGATATAAAGTTTTTATCCTTATCTAAAACAGTAAAACTTTCAAATAAAACTCCCATTGTTGTCGCTGATATTGCGCCACCCATTAAAAACGCTACTTTTTTTAGTGCTTCCCGTCTATCCATTTGATATAATTATTATTTATTATAAATTATTGATGAAAATTATGCAATTATTAATGCATTACAATAATAAATAAAAAAAAGACAGATTCGTTTTTTTAATGTTAATTTATTGACGGAATTAAATAATTTATAAATTATTAAGGGTTTAGCTTTAAAAAATTCATCAAAAACTAGCTCAATTTAGTTAAACACAAAGGAAAATGCAGTTTTAAGAATTATCATAAAATGTTAAAAAGAGTAATAACGCGATTTTAAGTAGGTTTTTTATTCCAAAAAAAGCTTCTACAACGTTTTTTTCGTCCTCATTGCGTTAAAATGACGTTTTATGTTGAAATAATTTTAAAAAAAATACGCTCCTAAAAACTAGAGAAATTTAAGCTTTAATTCTGGAAACATTATTCGAAATTTATCTTTCAAATAACCCCAATGTACCACCAACCCAATCCTTGTCTTTATTAAATTTAACACCTATCATTTCGCCACGACTCAGCCTAGCTAGATTACAAAGAAGAGTAGGGGAATCATTCCCTTTTTTCCATACACAAAGGACTCGAATTTCAGCTTTAACCTTTCCATCTGGCGATTGTACTATAGGAATATAATTAACTTTCTTTTGCAGAATATAAAGTTCTTTATCCAAAACAGATTCGACATCTTCTTTTTTTACATGAAAAATAACACCTGAACCCGAAAACGAAAACAAAGGCTTTAGAACATAATTTTCAAGATCTTCAGGTATTTCTTTTAAGTCACTCAAAAGAGTAGTTTCTATAAAATACTTTCCTTTTAAAAAAGGTAAAATAAACTTACTGATTCTAAAAAACCAATTCGGATGGCCCGCCCATTCTACATCTAGGTCATCTGAAAAACTAAAATTCAATTTTAAATCTGTTCGCAAATCTAATTCATCAAAAATGACTCGATTGTAAATTCGCTTTATCTGAATGTCATTTCCAGCTTCGTTTTTATAAAATAGTTGTTTCCCTTTTTTTATTACATCTGTAACACATACTATAGGAATACCAATATCTCTTCGGCAGTAGTAGAAATCAATTTTTGTGTTTTGCTTTTCAGGTTCAATCTCAAGTAAAACTACATTTTCTTTGGGATGATTATTACAAATTACATCCTCTAAAATAGTCAGATATTCTTGAGATTCAATGCCATTAACAAAAGGCGTTAACGATTCAAGAAAAGAATATTGCTTCTTGAATTTTTCATATAAATTAATCTGATAATTAAATAAAGAAGGGAATCCTTGAACCTCAATTAACTTAGGAATAACAAGTCCATCTTCTTCACATATCCCAAAATCAATAGCCAAAAAAGTGGTGTGTTCATCTTCATTTGGAACTTTATTATTTAATTCTAACGATTTATCAGTTAAAGATTTAAACCTTTCGTCCTTAATCAAAGCTATAACTTCATTTGAACCTTCAATCAATTGATTTTTTAGTTCATTTGAAATAAAAAACGGTGTTTCTCCTAATCGAAAAGTTGGCATGTAATCAAAATCAGAAGCAATATCATCTTTTAATTGCTGGTATTTATCTTCTGTAAATTGAGCATTAAATAACTCCCGATATTTAGAAACCATATTCTTATTTCTTTAATTAATTAGAAAGTGTTTTATTTGTTTTTATCAAGTCATTTATAGCAATACGGAGAAAATTTGGTATTAAAGTTTCATTTGTTCGGTATATTTTATCATCATCTAATAAATCTTCCAACATATTTCGGAACTTTCTTTTTCCTTTCATTTTTCTAATCTTATCCTTAACCTCTTTATTTCTAAGATGCGAAATAAAACTTATTGGATCTGCTTCTGGATGAAATTGAGTACCAACAAAATAATCTGTGAACCGAACCGCCATAATTGCTCGCTCATATTGCACGTAATCCCGTATTTTTTCCAAAGAAATGATTTTAGCACCTTTGGCTTTAAAAACACTCAAATTGGGTTGAACAACCTGATAATCTCTAGAATCAATAGCGTAAAACGGATCGTCTAATCCTTCAAAAAGAGGATCGTTAATTCCTTCTTTTGTTTTATGAATAGTCATCACACCAAAAGAAGTATCGTTGCGCTTTGTAATTTCGGCCAAGCCAAAATGTTTACAAGCCATTTGAAACGAATGACATATAAACAAAACGTGTTTTTTAACTTCATTTTCGGTATTCCATCTATTGAGCTTATCAATAAATTCATAGTATTTTACGTCCCAATCCCCATCACCAACCAAGGGATTTCCTGGACCACCAGAGGAAATATAAATATCAAATTTTTCTATATTAGGTAATTCAGCTTTTTTTCTTACATCAAAAATCTCAAAGCTAATAACTGGGGTAAATCGATTTATGACATCAATAATACAGCGCATTCCTTGATTTGGCTCGCCATTATACATATCTAAAATTGCAACTTTTATGGTATTTTGATTCATTATGTTATTTTTAAAAAATCATACAAATATATTGATTTTTTATATGTGATTTTTTGATTTAAAGCCCTTTAGTAAATTCATCTGTAATAAAATCTACAACCTTACATAAATCATTTGTTTGTTGAAAAACAGCCAATTGTTTATCTGCTCCAGTTCCGTTTTTTAATATTTCATGCACAAAATTAATGTCCTCCCGACTGCCTAATTCATCAACTACATCATCAATAAAATCCAATAATTCCAGAATCAGCATCTTAGTTTCTACTTCTTTTTGCAATCCAAAATCAATCATATTATTATCGATTCCGTAACGAGCAGCTCTAAATTTATTTTCTTTAATCAGTGCCAAACGATAAATATTGAAACTGGTATTGTTCATGTTTAGTTTGTACAACTTAGCCACAATAGCCTGAATTATAGCTACAATACAAATTGTTTCTTCCACAGTTAAACACATATCGCAAATTCTAAATTCGATGGTATTGTAAAATGGATGTAGACGTAAATCCCACCATATTTTTTTAGGATTATCAATACAATTGGTTTTAACTAATGTGTCTAAATAATTTTCATAGGAACTTACGGAATCAAAATATTCAGGCAATCCAGTTCTTGGAAATTTATCAAAAACCTTAGTTCTAAAAGATTTATATCCCGTTTGTCTTCCTTCCCAAAAAGGAGAATTTGTAGAAAGCGCAAATATATGTGGCAAAAAATAGGTTGCTTGATTCATTAATTGCAAGCCAATTTCTCGATTTTCAATACCTACATGACAATGCATTCCAAAAATTAAATTAGAACGCGCTGCATCTTGCAATTCATTAACAATGTCATGATATCGGGGATCATCCGTTATGGGTTGGTCTTGCCATTTAGAAAAGGGATGGGTTCCTGCACCACCTACAATCAGTTCTTGTTTATGAGCTAATTCAACTATTTTTGACCTCAAAAACCGAATCTCATTTCTGGCATCACTAACACTATTACAAATATTAGTCCCTACTTCAACCACAGATTGATGCATTTCTGCTTTGACCTGCTCGTTTAAAATTATTTTTGCACCATCAACAATTTTTGATAAATGGGAACGTAAATCTCTAGTAACAGGATCTATAATTTGATATTCTTCTTCAACACCAAGTGTAAAAATCGGCAATTTTTTCATTTTCATTCTTTTTTAAAAACAGTTCCTTTCGGAAGCACAGCATACTCTTTTACATTCAAATTGGATAGATAATTTATTTATTCTCAGCAACAGCTTCTTTGATAAAAGTACCCCAAGTCAAATTGATTTTTCCTGATTTTTGTTTTTTTGCGAAAGCAATAGCCATTTTAGCTGATTCTTCCACAACCCATTCGAAATTCTCTGCTCCAACAGAATTAATATCCGCATCAGGCGCAGGATTTCCAAAATCTATGGCATATGGAATTCCATCTCGAACAGCAAATTCAACAGTATTAAAATCATATCCTAATCCTTTACAAAGGCGTAAAGTGTACTCTTTTATGGTAGCGAGTAACTTTTTATCTACTGGCGGTCCATCTATCACATAGCGTAAATGGTGCGGATTCCTAGGTTCATACTGCATAATTCGAACTGCTTTACAACCCAAACAGTATACTCTGAAATACTCTGTGAATACAATTTCCTCTTGTAACATCATAACTAATTGTCCCGTTTCCTGATGCTTCTCCCAAAATTCTTCTTTGTTCTCAAGGCGATATACATTTTTCCAGCCACCACCAGCATAAGGTTTCATGTATGCAGGAAAACCAATGTAATCAAAAATATACTGCCAATCCATTGGATATTTTAGGTTTCTGAAAGAATTTCCGGTTGTATCAGTAGGATGTTCCGCAGAAGGTAAAATAACGGTGTTAGGCAAGGGAACGCCTAAAGTATTCGCTAAAGCATTATTGAAAAATTTATCATCCGCACTCCACCAAAAAGGATTATTAATCACATTAGTTCCCGTAAGTGCAGCATTCTTTAAATAGGCGCGGTAAAAAGGAACATCTTGCGAAATTCTGTCTATAATTACAGCATATTCTCCTCCTTGATTTTGAACTACTTTATCTATAGAAACTGCTTCGGCTATAATTCCTTTCTCGTTTTTTGAATTCACTCTATCAATAAAAGCCTGAGGATAGGTATCTTCCATACCATATAAAATTCCAATTTTTTTCATATTAATCTATTTTTAGAAAAATTTAATTCGAGATAAATAATGTGGGAACATTTCTTTCCAAACAGGCCAATCGTGTTCTCTATCTGGTCGGATATCCAACCAATGATGTACGTTTCTATCACTTAATATTTTGCTAAGTTTTAGATTAGAATCATAACAAATGTCCCAATTTGATGTTCCTAAAACAATATCCATATTCCATAATTCAGGATCGTTTAAACCATACAGATAATCTTCAGGACTATTATAAAAAACATCATCATTATGAAATCCATCCATAAAACTCTTGATGCTAAATGCTCCGCTCATAGAAAACATATGACTCACATAACCTGGGTGTCGAAAAGCAAAATTAGCGGCATGATACCCTCCAAAACTACATCCAGCAAGTGCTACTTTTCCAGAAGGAGTATTGTTTTTAACTCGTTCAACTAACTCATGACAAATCATTTTATCATACCAAACATGATTTTCAATACGATGAATCGGGTAAATTTGTTTGTTGTAAAAGCTATCTTTATCAATACTCGCCGGACAAAATATTTGGATTAATCCTTGTTCTAAATACCATTTAGCAGATTCAATTAATCCCATATCCTTGTTTTCATGAAAGCTCCCCATAGAAGTTGGGAATAAAATTACAGGATATCCAGCATGACCAAAAACTAGCATTTCAACATCTCTGCTCAAATTTGGCGAATACCATTTAAAATACGCTTCTTTCATAGCTTTATTTTTAACAATTATAATGAAAAAAAACGAGCCTGAGGCATTATTTTATATGATTAGTGGAATTTTTTTACAAAAAAACGCAATGATAATCAAATGATGATAAATCAATAACGTTTACTTAAATAAGACCTTTTTTTTTAAATTTTAAGCAACAAAAAGCTGCTTAAGAAATTGTAATCCTTGTCCAATTATAATTAAATAGTTTCAAAGAGTTGTATTTGACTTTTTAATCTTTCGATAAGCATTCCCATCATCCTTTTGTTTAGACTAGAAGAATTTTTGATATACAAGGCATATTCCTCTGCGGTGAATAATCCAATAATCATTCCTTTCAAAGAATTTCTAAACTTGATATCTTTTTGAATGGCATTGTCTATAATGGTCATTCTTTTTTCAATGGAATGCGCATTAAAATCAATATGATTTTTACTTGTATAATTTAGAAATGAAACAATAAACAAATCGTTTTGCAGTTTCAAAATTGGACGAAGTACCTCATTTTGAAACAATTCATCTGCTGAGGATTGAGGTGTCACGGTTCCTAATGTTGGACCACGGAATTCTTTTAAAAAAGCATCTCTTTGATTCATCTGTTTTTTCTTTAAAAATAAAAAAAATAGCAATAGTAAAAGCTTATTTTTGTCATTATAAATAAACAATATGAGATTTCATACTAGAAAATGGGTGAAACCCGAAGATTTGAACCCAAACGGAACTTTATTTGGAGGAAAACTATTAGCTTGGCTTGACGAAGAACTAGCTTTATATTCGATTATTCAATTAGAAAACTCTCGAATTGTTACCAAACATATGTCGGAAATTAATTTCAGAAGCTCTGCAAAACAAGGAGATATTATTGAAATTGGAATTGACGTGGTGAAATTTGGAAACACATCGCTCGTATTGACTTGTGAAGCTAGAAATATGATGACACGTGAAACCATTATTACCATTGACAACACAACTATGGTTAGTCTTGGCGCAGATGGAAAACCACAAGCACATGGCAAAACTCAAATAGAATACGTTAAAGATCGTTTGTGAAAAATCTAAATACTTGTTTCATTTGAAAAACGATTTAGAATTTCCATAGCTTTATCTGTGTCTTTTTTGTCTACAAAAATATGATCGTGATAAAAAGCCGCAACTACATTACAGCTAATCCCATCTTGAGATAAAGCTTTAGAAAAAGCTGCAGTCAAACCAACAGCTTCTAAAGAAGAATGAACCGTTAATGTTATCCATGAAGCACTATAGGAGTAGGGAAGTGAGTGTAAATTCGCTACTTCTTTTTTAAGTATAATTGTAGTTCCTTCTTGCTCTTTGAAGGACATAAGAACATCACTATCCGCTAAATTCACTACTGAATTCATTACACAAAAAACATATTCACCTTCGTTTAACTTCGGTTTCATGGTTTTGAGTAATTTTTCTAAATCTTTTTCTCCAGTCATTTTATTTCTTTTTAAAATACTGAATAATCCCATACGCAGAAACTAATGTCCAAGAACCTTCCAAAATAATGAAAGGCATATAATCCA
Above is a window of Flavobacterium sp. 123 DNA encoding:
- a CDS encoding gluconate 2-dehydrogenase subunit 3 family protein encodes the protein MDRREALKKVAFLMGGAISATTMGVLFESFTVLDKDKNFISFSATDEEILAEFADIIIPTTASSPGAKAAGLGAFIPMMVRDCYPAQMQQIFASGMKDMQAKCLKDFNKDFMSMSIEERQKLMHSLTDEAIASNKAPSFFLIARDLTILGYFSSEIGCTQAREYLPVPGRYDGSAEYKPGQKAWATN
- a CDS encoding type 1 glutamine amidotransferase yields the protein MNQNTIKVAILDMYNGEPNQGMRCIIDVINRFTPVISFEIFDVRKKAELPNIEKFDIYISSGGPGNPLVGDGDWDVKYYEFIDKLNRWNTENEVKKHVLFICHSFQMACKHFGLAEITKRNDTSFGVMTIHKTKEGINDPLFEGLDDPFYAIDSRDYQVVQPNLSVFKAKGAKIISLEKIRDYVQYERAIMAVRFTDYFVGTQFHPEADPISFISHLRNKEVKDKIRKMKGKRKFRNMLEDLLDDDKIYRTNETLIPNFLRIAINDLIKTNKTLSN
- a CDS encoding carboxylate-amine ligase, which translates into the protein MKKLPIFTLGVEEEYQIIDPVTRDLRSHLSKIVDGAKIILNEQVKAEMHQSVVEVGTNICNSVSDARNEIRFLRSKIVELAHKQELIVGGAGTHPFSKWQDQPITDDPRYHDIVNELQDAARSNLIFGMHCHVGIENREIGLQLMNQATYFLPHIFALSTNSPFWEGRQTGYKSFRTKVFDKFPRTGLPEYFDSVSSYENYLDTLVKTNCIDNPKKIWWDLRLHPFYNTIEFRICDMCLTVEETICIVAIIQAIVAKLYKLNMNNTSFNIYRLALIKENKFRAARYGIDNNMIDFGLQKEVETKMLILELLDFIDDVVDELGSREDINFVHEILKNGTGADKQLAVFQQTNDLCKVVDFITDEFTKGL
- a CDS encoding RimK family alpha-L-glutamate ligase — protein: MKKIGILYGMEDTYPQAFIDRVNSKNEKGIIAEAVSIDKVVQNQGGEYAVIIDRISQDVPFYRAYLKNAALTGTNVINNPFWWSADDKFFNNALANTLGVPLPNTVILPSAEHPTDTTGNSFRNLKYPMDWQYIFDYIGFPAYMKPYAGGGWKNVYRLENKEEFWEKHQETGQLVMMLQEEIVFTEYFRVYCLGCKAVRIMQYEPRNPHHLRYVIDGPPVDKKLLATIKEYTLRLCKGLGYDFNTVEFAVRDGIPYAIDFGNPAPDADINSVGAENFEWVVEESAKMAIAFAKKQKSGKINLTWGTFIKEAVAENK
- a CDS encoding esterase family protein translates to MKEAYFKWYSPNLSRDVEMLVFGHAGYPVILFPTSMGSFHENKDMGLIESAKWYLEQGLIQIFCPASIDKDSFYNKQIYPIHRIENHVWYDKMICHELVERVKNNTPSGKVALAGCSFGGYHAANFAFRHPGYVSHMFSMSGAFSIKSFMDGFHNDDVFYNSPEDYLYGLNDPELWNMDIVLGTSNWDICYDSNLKLSKILSDRNVHHWLDIRPDREHDWPVWKEMFPHYLSRIKFF
- a CDS encoding glyoxalase, with translation MNQRDAFLKEFRGPTLGTVTPQSSADELFQNEVLRPILKLQNDLFIVSFLNYTSKNHIDFNAHSIEKRMTIIDNAIQKDIKFRNSLKGMIIGLFTAEEYALYIKNSSSLNKRMMGMLIERLKSQIQLFETI
- a CDS encoding acyl-CoA thioesterase — translated: MRFHTRKWVKPEDLNPNGTLFGGKLLAWLDEELALYSIIQLENSRIVTKHMSEINFRSSAKQGDIIEIGIDVVKFGNTSLVLTCEARNMMTRETIITIDNTTMVSLGADGKPQAHGKTQIEYVKDRL
- a CDS encoding ACT domain-containing protein codes for the protein MTGEKDLEKLLKTMKPKLNEGEYVFCVMNSVVNLADSDVLMSFKEQEGTTIILKKEVANLHSLPYSYSASWITLTVHSSLEAVGLTAAFSKALSQDGISCNVVAAFYHDHIFVDKKDTDKAMEILNRFSNETSI